A genomic segment from Variovorax paradoxus B4 encodes:
- the add gene encoding adenosine deaminase: protein MTSPASPPLTLESMLHAIPKVELHCHLFGTVRHETFKQLNHRAGSPLVAEEVEGFYTRGEKPVGVLRVLRALDAQLVRSPGDLYQLTREYLQDAAAHNVRYAEFFWNPTGTVHGSGIAYPMAQGAIVRAIHDAQQEFGITGRLIAAIDREASPEAAVEMVEWVKAHRCDEVIGIGIDYREVDRPPELFAQAYAEARRAGLKATAHAGEFGMPWTNVRTALDVLQVDRIDHGYTVVDQPDFARQCAERGVIFTVVPTNSYYLRTLPPERWALDHPIRRMPGLGLRIHPNTDDPTLHKVTPTQAWLMMVRDFGFGLDDLRGFMHNGLDGAWIDDTQRRAWRTQWSREFDTLRAGLAQAPHPAHPQ from the coding sequence ATGACCAGCCCCGCCTCGCCGCCCCTCACGCTGGAATCCATGCTGCATGCGATTCCCAAGGTGGAGCTGCACTGCCACCTGTTCGGCACGGTGCGCCACGAAACCTTCAAGCAGCTCAACCATCGCGCCGGCTCGCCGCTCGTGGCCGAGGAAGTCGAAGGCTTCTATACGCGCGGAGAAAAACCGGTGGGCGTGCTGCGTGTGCTGCGCGCGCTCGACGCGCAGCTGGTGCGCAGCCCCGGCGACCTCTACCAGCTGACGCGCGAATACCTCCAGGACGCGGCGGCCCACAACGTACGCTACGCCGAGTTCTTCTGGAACCCCACCGGCACGGTGCACGGCTCCGGCATCGCCTACCCGATGGCGCAGGGCGCGATCGTCCGCGCGATCCATGACGCGCAGCAGGAGTTCGGCATCACCGGCCGGCTCATCGCCGCCATCGACCGCGAGGCGAGCCCCGAGGCGGCCGTGGAGATGGTGGAGTGGGTCAAGGCCCACCGCTGCGACGAGGTGATCGGCATCGGCATCGACTACCGCGAGGTCGACCGGCCGCCCGAACTCTTCGCCCAGGCCTACGCCGAGGCGCGGCGCGCGGGACTCAAGGCCACCGCGCATGCGGGCGAGTTCGGCATGCCGTGGACCAACGTGCGCACCGCGCTCGACGTGCTGCAGGTGGACCGCATCGACCACGGCTATACGGTGGTCGACCAGCCCGATTTCGCGCGCCAGTGCGCCGAACGCGGCGTGATCTTCACCGTGGTGCCCACCAACTCCTACTACCTGCGCACGCTGCCTCCGGAGCGCTGGGCGCTCGACCATCCCATTCGCCGCATGCCCGGCCTGGGCCTGCGCATCCATCCCAATACCGACGACCCGACGCTGCACAAGGTCACGCCCACCCAGGCCTGGCTGATGATGGTGCGCGACTTCGGCTTCGGGCTGGACGACCTGCGCGGCTTCATGCACAACGGGCTCGACGGCGCGTGGATCGACGACACGCAGCGCCGCGCCTGGCGCACGCAATGGAGCCGCGAGTTCGACACGCTGCGCGCCGGCCTTGCGCAAGCGCCGCATCCCGCCCACCCGCAATGA